The proteins below are encoded in one region of Triticum urartu cultivar G1812 unplaced genomic scaffold, Tu2.1 TuUngrouped_contig_359, whole genome shotgun sequence:
- the LOC125527325 gene encoding aspartic proteinase nepenthesin-1-like: MAARTSLLLLLLLLAPPDSSTASVAGLIPKLKFFEKSISAIEEVAGYYLEEKEEGVKDVSGEQSSADDRQLGSSAADSYGALIFDLPIGSSPPQVLPFVMDITTDLVWAQCGKPGPTYAPTFRPNRSDSFAPIGCADPACTRLMPKYKCAGPGDRCGGTSAFLATDTFTFGATPAKGMVFGCIGKVPERNLNSSFGSAGFSRGPLSLVSQLQISRFSYFIDDGGGDKSFVSFSVGDDAAPAKDKGSRSTPLLKGKHPDLYYVKLTGVQVDGELLKDIPEETFSGSGGVILSTTLPVTYLEHAAYKVLRQKLLTKILQQKVVGVPKSPDDDRLCFPTKEFAAVKVPRVAMVFDGADATMELNVKNYFFDIAGSDQTCLTIRPSTGGSVLGSLLQTGRNMTYDIHNDGGVLTFGPAMPAGGPAAAAKGGAPAQAQASLVTIATLLGWVLIF; encoded by the coding sequence ATGGCGGCTCGTACTTCTCTTCTACTCCTCCTCCTGCTGCTGGCGCCGCCGGACTCGTCCACTGCGTCGGTGGCCGGGCTGATTCCCAAGCTCAAATTCTTTGAAAAATCTATCTCGGCCATCGAGGAAGTCGCCGGCTATTACCTGGAGGAAAAGGAGGAGGGCGTCAAGGACGTCTCCGGCGAGCAGAGCAGCGCCGACGACCGCCAGCTGGGCAGCTCGGCGGCGGACAGCTACGGCGCCTTGATCTTCGACCTCCCCATCGGGTCATCGCCGCCACAGGTCCTCCCCTTTGTCATGGACATCACCACCGACCTCGTCTGGGCGCAATGCGGCAAGCCCGGGCCCACATATGCGCCCACCTTCCGGCCGAACCGCTCCGACTCCTTCGCCCCGATCGGCTGCGCCGACCCGGCATGCACCCGCCTGATGCCCAAGTACAAATGCGCCGGCCCCGGCGACCGCTGCGGTGGCACGTCGGCCTTCCTCGCCACCGACACGTTCACCTTCGGGGCCACGCCCGCCAAAGGCATGGTGTTCGGCTGCATCGGCAAGGTCCCGGAGCGGAACCTCAACAGCTCATTCGGCTCCGCGGGCTTCAGCAGGGGGCCTCTCTCGCTTGTGTCGCAGCTCCAGATCTCCAGATTCTCCTACTTCATCGACGACGGTGGCGGCGACAAGAGCTTCGTCAGCTTCAGCGTCGGAGACGACGCGGCGCCGGCCAAGGATAAGGGCAGCCGGAGCACGCCGTTGCTCAAGGGCAAGCACCCTGACCTGTACTACGTCAAGCTAACAGGCGTGCAGGTCGACGGCGAGCTCCTCAAGGACATCCCGGAGGAGACCTTCTCCGGCTCCGGCGGGGTGATTCTCAGCACCACCCTTCCCGTCACCTACCTCGAACACGCCGCGTACAAGGTTCTGAGGCAGAAGTTGTTGACCAAGATCCTGCAGCAGAAGGTCGTCGGGGTACCCAAGAGCCCCGATGACGACCGCCTGTGCTTCCCCACCAAGGAATTTGCCGCTGTCAAGGTTCCTAGGGTCGCCATGGTGTTTGACGGTGCCGACGCGACGATGGAGCTCAATGTGAAGAACTACTTCTTCGACATCGCCGGTAGCGACCAGACTTGCCTCACCATACGTCCATCGACCGGTGGGTCCGTCCTCGGCAGCCTGCTGCAGACGGGCAGGAACATGACCTACGACATCCACAACGACGGCGGCGTGCTGACATTTGGGCCGGCAATGCCCGCCGGTGGGCCAGCTGCGGCAGCGAAGGGTGGCGCCCCTGCGCAGGCGCAGGCGTCGCTCGTGACAATAGCCACTCTTCTAGGGTGGGTGCTCATCTTCTAG